A stretch of Primulina tabacum isolate GXHZ01 chromosome 13, ASM2559414v2, whole genome shotgun sequence DNA encodes these proteins:
- the LOC142522452 gene encoding ubiquitin carboxyl-terminal hydrolase 27 isoform X2: MNIQESLKFSSFIHKFKHGSKFPLQVHWISSSGLKISTIVGVLSAIGIILSTKDNKFRDSICVLLSSNKGIRSPRGWAVPGLQNHGNNCFLNVILQALASCSSFRKYLGEILEEYELLSVEGGDETMPLVYSLTSLVEELCTVRHRKTAISPRKVMLALDHYLPNFNLTRQQDAEEAFSYLLSSLREELSEHYVPSKSSLSDLPAFPCGRIITKISEEESDWRRWRRIFLGPFDGILGSILYCQNCSFQISLDFQQFHSLHFSPPFGSDGAIVDGCTLEDCLKRFFAAEHIENYRCCHCWHNAAIKYVSSVAGDTTDIETLQCCSRNDSCRCKTLFSLEAFPWSNMSSHTFKKQSLARSPKILCIHLQRASFNLFGQSVKLLGHLSFPSVLDLSPFINFEVGNEKREKISPFGSSNEKFKHSFPHSNYQNLQHDLGMPLLVAKSIPSETEVSGEHERKAIIYQGGHCLYASEEGSSSNNSRRHSDGNVSFSLKSSEAGQSSFSWVLIYPR, encoded by the exons ATGAATATCCAAGAAAGCTTGAAATTCAGTTCATTCATTCACAAATTCAAGCACGGATCAAAATTTCCACTGCAAGTTCACTGGATTTCTTCATCCGGGCTGAAAATATCAACAATCGTTGGCGTGCTGAGTGCTATTGGCATAATATTGTCTACAAAAGATAATAAATTCCGCGACTCTATATGTGTGCTATTATCATCAAATAAAGGGATTCGTTCTCCTAGGGGGTGGGCTGTACCTGGATTGCAAAATCACGGGAACAATTGTTTCTTGAATGTAATCTTACAG GCTCTAGCAAGCTGTTCAAGCTTTCGGAAGTATCTTGGAGAGATTTTGGAGGAATATGAACTTTTATCGGTCGAAGGAGGAGATGAAACTATGCCGCTGGTTTACTCTTTGACTTCATTAGTGGAAG AACTATGTACCGTCCGTCATAGAAAAACTGCAATTAGTCCTCGAAAAGTGATGCTTGCATTAGATCATTATCTGCCAAATTTCAATCTAACCAGACAGCAG GATGCTGAGGAAGCATTTTCTTATCTTCTGTCTTCGTTGAGAGAAGAATTATCTGAACATTATGTCCCCAGTAAAAGCTCTTTATCTGATTTGCCTGCTTTTCCTTGTGGAAGAATTATCACAAAGATCAGTGAAGAGGAAAGTGATTGGCGAAGATGGAGGCGGATATTTCTTGGGCCTTTTGATGGAATTCTTGGGAGTATCTTATACTGCCAAAACTGCTCGTTTCAG ATCTCTCTTGATTTTCAGCAGTTTCACAGTTTACACTTTTCACCTCCATTCGGCAGCGATGGTGCAATT GTGGATGGGTGTACTCTGGAGGATTGCCTTAAACGTTTTTTTGCTGCAGAACATATCGAGAATTATCGCTGCTGCCACTGTTGGCATAATGCTGCGATTAAATATGTCTCTTCTGTAGCTGGTGATACG ACAGATATTGAAACACTCCAATGCTGTAGTAGGAACGATTCTTGCCGCTGCAAAACTCTCTTCTCCCTGGAAGCATTTCCCTGGTCAAATATGTCTTCTCATACTTTCAAAAAACAGAGTTTGGCTCGGAGTCCTAAG ATTCTCTGTATTCATCTGCAACGGGCTTCATTTAACTTGTTTGGGCAGTCAGTAAAGCTTCTG GGTCATCTGTCTTTTCCTTCAGTATTGGATTTGTCTCCATTTATAAATTTTGAAGTGGGAAATGAGAAAAGAGAGAAAATATCTCCATTTGGGTCATCAAATGAGAAATTTAAGCACTCCTTTCCTCATTCGAATTACCAAAATTTGCAACATGATTTAGGAATGCCACTCCTTGTGGCAAAAAGTATTCCATCTGAGACAGAGGTTTCCGGGGAACATGAAAGAAAAGCCATTATATACCAGGGTGGTCATTGTCTATATGCTTCTGAGGAAGGATCAAGCTCCAACAATTCTAGAAGACATTCTGATGGCAATGTTAGTTTCTCCTTGAAATCTTCTGAGGCAGGACAAAGCTCGTTCAG TTGGGTGTTAATCTACCCTCGGTGA
- the LOC142522452 gene encoding ubiquitin carboxyl-terminal hydrolase 27 isoform X1, whose translation MNIQESLKFSSFIHKFKHGSKFPLQVHWISSSGLKISTIVGVLSAIGIILSTKDNKFRDSICVLLSSNKGIRSPRGWAVPGLQNHGNNCFLNVILQALASCSSFRKYLGEILEEYELLSVEGGDETMPLVYSLTSLVEELCTVRHRKTAISPRKVMLALDHYLPNFNLTRQQDAEEAFSYLLSSLREELSEHYVPSKSSLSDLPAFPCGRIITKISEEESDWRRWRRIFLGPFDGILGSILYCQNCSFQISLDFQQFHSLHFSPPFGSDGAIVDGCTLEDCLKRFFAAEHIENYRCCHCWHNAAIKYVSSVAGDTTDIETLQCCSRNDSCRCKTLFSLEAFPWSNMSSHTFKKQSLARSPKILCIHLQRASFNLFGQSVKLLGHLSFPSVLDLSPFINFEVGNEKREKISPFGSSNEKFKHSFPHSNYQNLQHDLGMPLLVAKSIPSETEVSGEHERKAIIYQGGHCLYASEEGSSSNNSRRHSDGNVSFSLKSSEAGQSSFRSRKFGEGNLGVNLPSVTLKRQNYRLVSVVEHFGSDHSGHYTVYRKVTAKIDEEDPVALLESAIEQWYCISDSDVHGVSEKDVLGANASMLFYEKMN comes from the exons ATGAATATCCAAGAAAGCTTGAAATTCAGTTCATTCATTCACAAATTCAAGCACGGATCAAAATTTCCACTGCAAGTTCACTGGATTTCTTCATCCGGGCTGAAAATATCAACAATCGTTGGCGTGCTGAGTGCTATTGGCATAATATTGTCTACAAAAGATAATAAATTCCGCGACTCTATATGTGTGCTATTATCATCAAATAAAGGGATTCGTTCTCCTAGGGGGTGGGCTGTACCTGGATTGCAAAATCACGGGAACAATTGTTTCTTGAATGTAATCTTACAG GCTCTAGCAAGCTGTTCAAGCTTTCGGAAGTATCTTGGAGAGATTTTGGAGGAATATGAACTTTTATCGGTCGAAGGAGGAGATGAAACTATGCCGCTGGTTTACTCTTTGACTTCATTAGTGGAAG AACTATGTACCGTCCGTCATAGAAAAACTGCAATTAGTCCTCGAAAAGTGATGCTTGCATTAGATCATTATCTGCCAAATTTCAATCTAACCAGACAGCAG GATGCTGAGGAAGCATTTTCTTATCTTCTGTCTTCGTTGAGAGAAGAATTATCTGAACATTATGTCCCCAGTAAAAGCTCTTTATCTGATTTGCCTGCTTTTCCTTGTGGAAGAATTATCACAAAGATCAGTGAAGAGGAAAGTGATTGGCGAAGATGGAGGCGGATATTTCTTGGGCCTTTTGATGGAATTCTTGGGAGTATCTTATACTGCCAAAACTGCTCGTTTCAG ATCTCTCTTGATTTTCAGCAGTTTCACAGTTTACACTTTTCACCTCCATTCGGCAGCGATGGTGCAATT GTGGATGGGTGTACTCTGGAGGATTGCCTTAAACGTTTTTTTGCTGCAGAACATATCGAGAATTATCGCTGCTGCCACTGTTGGCATAATGCTGCGATTAAATATGTCTCTTCTGTAGCTGGTGATACG ACAGATATTGAAACACTCCAATGCTGTAGTAGGAACGATTCTTGCCGCTGCAAAACTCTCTTCTCCCTGGAAGCATTTCCCTGGTCAAATATGTCTTCTCATACTTTCAAAAAACAGAGTTTGGCTCGGAGTCCTAAG ATTCTCTGTATTCATCTGCAACGGGCTTCATTTAACTTGTTTGGGCAGTCAGTAAAGCTTCTG GGTCATCTGTCTTTTCCTTCAGTATTGGATTTGTCTCCATTTATAAATTTTGAAGTGGGAAATGAGAAAAGAGAGAAAATATCTCCATTTGGGTCATCAAATGAGAAATTTAAGCACTCCTTTCCTCATTCGAATTACCAAAATTTGCAACATGATTTAGGAATGCCACTCCTTGTGGCAAAAAGTATTCCATCTGAGACAGAGGTTTCCGGGGAACATGAAAGAAAAGCCATTATATACCAGGGTGGTCATTGTCTATATGCTTCTGAGGAAGGATCAAGCTCCAACAATTCTAGAAGACATTCTGATGGCAATGTTAGTTTCTCCTTGAAATCTTCTGAGGCAGGACAAAGCTCGTTCAGGTCTAGAAAATTCGGTGAAGGCAAT TTGGGTGTTAATCTACCCTCGGTGACTTTAAAACGCCAAAATTATCGGCTAGTTTCTGTTGTGGAGCACTTTGGAAGCGATCACAGTGGGCATTATACAGTTTACAGAAAGGTGACAGCCAAGATAGACGAAGAAGATCCAGTAGCTCTACTGGAATCTGCAATCGAGCAATGGTATTGTATTTCGGATTCTGATGTGCATGGTGTCTCAGAGAAAGATGTTTTAGGTGCAAATGCTAGTATGCTGTTTTACGAGAAAATGAATTGA